The sequence below is a genomic window from Sneathiella sp. P13V-1.
CTGGTCGCCCTGTTTATTGTCCTTCTAGGATTTTCATTTCCAGAAGTCACCTGGTTTGATCTGGATAAAACAGCCCATGAGCATGACCGGATGACAGGACCCTTGGCGGGCTTCTGGTTTATTCTGTTTGTCCTGCCGATGATGTTTTTTACCCCGGATTCAAAACCGTCAGGTCTTGGTAAATCAGAATCGATCAAACACGGGATTGGATCTTTAATCCAGACGCTGAAGACCCTCAAAGACTATAAGAATGTGGTGTTCTTCCTCATCGCCCGCATGTTCTACAATGACGGTATTCTGGCGCTTATTGGCTTTTCTGGTATCTATGCGGCAGGTCTTTTTGGCTGGACGACAACAACCCTTGGCATCTTCGGCATTCTCATTAACGTCTTCGCAATCGCCGGATCCTTTATCGGCGGTTGGCTGGACGACAAGATGGGATCCAAGCCAACCATTGTGATCTCCGTCCTAGGTCTTGCTTTTGCCTCCATGGGGGTTCTTTCCATTGGAAATGGTGAAGTTCTCTTTGGCATACCGGCGGCGATGCCCGTTGAAGGGGGCGCCATGCTTTCAAGCCCCGCTGAGATTGTCTTTATGTGCTTTGCTTTTGTGATGGGTATTTTCTTTGGACCAGCCCAAGCCGCCAGCCGTACTTTGGTGGCAAGATTGTCGCCACCTGAAAAAATGACAGAATTTTTTGGTCTGTTTGCACTGTCTGGAAAAGCAACAGCCTTTGTTGCCCCCGCGTTGATCGGGGTGGTGACTTCCATAACAGGCCAGCAGCGTCCGGCAATGATGGTGATTTTGGTATTGTTGCTTATCGGGGCAGCATTAATGAGTTTCGTGCGCGAGGAACGCTAGGAAAAAGGGCGGCACTGCCGCCCTTTTATTACTCGACCGTAACAGCTGTGCCTGTAGCAACAACCATCAGCATGCTCTCACCCATCACTTCCGTATCCAGATTGATACCAACAACTGCATTGGCACCAAGCTCAGCGGCTTCTTCCATCAAGTCTTCAAGAGCAAGGCTGCGAGCTTTGCGAAGCTCTTTCTGGTAGGCACCACTACGGCCGCCCACGACGTCAGTGACGCGCGCGAAGAAATCTCGAACGAAGTTGGCACCCATAACCGCATCACCGGCGACGATGCCGTGATATTGTGTGATGCGTTTTCCTTCAACAGATCCTGTTGTCGATGTGATCATATCTGATCTCTCCCTTTGGAAAATTAATGACGGAAATGTCTCATACCGGTCATGACCATGGCAAGACCTGCTTCGTCAGCAGCGGCAATAACTTCATCATCGCGCATGGAACCACCTGGCTGGATCACAGCGGTAGCCCCAGCTTCAGCGGCTGCAAGCAATCCGTCTGCAAATGGGAAGAATGCGTCAGAAGCAACTACAGACCCTTTGGCCCAGGCTTCTGTCTCGCCGGCGTTCTGTGCCGCTTCCAAAGACTTGGAGGCTGCAATTTTAGAACTGTCTACACGGCTCATCTGACCGGCGCCAACACCCACGGTGGCCCCATCACGCACATAAACGATCGCATTGGATTTCACATGCTTGGCAACGGTAAAGGCAAATTTCAGATCTGCCATTTCCTGCTCGGACGGGGCGCGTTTTGTGACCACTTTAAGTTCTGGTGACGTGAGTGCATTGTCGCGTCCCTGCACCAGATAACCACCAGCCAGTGACTTGATCAGGCGACCGCCAACTTTTGGATCAGGCAAGCCACCTGTGAGCAGCAGGCGAAGGTTTTTCTTGGCGGCAATCAGTGCCTTTGCTTCGTCACTTGCATTCGGGGCGATAATCACCTCGGTAAAGATCTTGGTGATTTCTTCGGCGGTTGCTGCATCCAGTGTCTGGTTGAGGGCAATGATACCGCCAAAGGCTGATGTTGTGTCACAGGCAAAGGCGCTGCGGTAAGCATCTGCCAATGTAGCGCCGGTTGCCACACCGCATGGGTTCGCATGTTTGATAATGGCGCAGGCAGGACCTGAGATTTCCGGATCAAATTCCGCGACCAATTCAAAGGCTGCATCGGTGTCGTTGTAATTATTGTAAGAAAGTTCTTTCCCTTGCACCTGTATTGCTGTTGCAATGCCAACGCGGTTTTCAGAATTGGCGTAGAAGGCTGCACTTTGGTGCGGATTTTCGCCGTAACGCAAAGTCTGCTGCAAGGTGCCTGCCATGACAAGGCGTTCTGGGAAGTCATGATCCAGCTGCTCAGCGTACCAATTGGAAATAGCAGCATCGTAAGCGCCTGTCCGGGCGTAAGCTTTGGCGGCAAGTGATTTACGAAGCTCAATACTTGTCTTCCCGCCATGTTCTTTCAACTCGGCGATCACTTTTTCATAGTCGATGGCGTCGGTGACAACGTTCACAAAGCCGTAGTTTTTCGCGGCAGATC
It includes:
- a CDS encoding heavy metal-binding domain-containing protein; this translates as MITSTTGSVEGKRITQYHGIVAGDAVMGANFVRDFFARVTDVVGGRSGAYQKELRKARSLALEDLMEEAAELGANAVVGINLDTEVMGESMLMVVATGTAVTVE
- the purH gene encoding bifunctional phosphoribosylaminoimidazolecarboxamide formyltransferase/IMP cyclohydrolase, with the protein product MSATDLQPISRALISVSDKTGLVEFGQALANLGVEILSTGGSAKMLADAGVPVTEVADHTKFPEMMDGRVKTLHPMIHGGILALRDNKDHVGAMEEHNIGAIDLVVVNLYPFEETVAKGADFHTCIENIDIGGPAMIRSAAKNYGFVNVVTDAIDYEKVIAELKEHGGKTSIELRKSLAAKAYARTGAYDAAISNWYAEQLDHDFPERLVMAGTLQQTLRYGENPHQSAAFYANSENRVGIATAIQVQGKELSYNNYNDTDAAFELVAEFDPEISGPACAIIKHANPCGVATGATLADAYRSAFACDTTSAFGGIIALNQTLDAATAEEITKIFTEVIIAPNASDEAKALIAAKKNLRLLLTGGLPDPKVGGRLIKSLAGGYLVQGRDNALTSPELKVVTKRAPSEQEMADLKFAFTVAKHVKSNAIVYVRDGATVGVGAGQMSRVDSSKIAASKSLEAAQNAGETEAWAKGSVVASDAFFPFADGLLAAAEAGATAVIQPGGSMRDDEVIAAADEAGLAMVMTGMRHFRH
- a CDS encoding MFS transporter, translating into MGHIQEASRLGKFSWAMFDWANQPYFTVITTFIFAPYFTSTVVGDPVEGQAYWAYTQAIAGVMIALLSPVLGSIADAGGPRKPWIFAFVIICAISSMSLWAAVPAQETGLIWILVAIIAGTIAVEFSLVFNNAMLPSLTTRERMGTLSGFGWGLGYLGGLVALFIVLLGFSFPEVTWFDLDKTAHEHDRMTGPLAGFWFILFVLPMMFFTPDSKPSGLGKSESIKHGIGSLIQTLKTLKDYKNVVFFLIARMFYNDGILALIGFSGIYAAGLFGWTTTTLGIFGILINVFAIAGSFIGGWLDDKMGSKPTIVISVLGLAFASMGVLSIGNGEVLFGIPAAMPVEGGAMLSSPAEIVFMCFAFVMGIFFGPAQAASRTLVARLSPPEKMTEFFGLFALSGKATAFVAPALIGVVTSITGQQRPAMMVILVLLLIGAALMSFVREER